The Metabacillus schmidteae genome has a segment encoding these proteins:
- the nikE gene encoding nickel import ATP-binding protein NikE, whose protein sequence is MSLLQVNKVTHSYGSRSFFNWKNRSQKVLSDISFSIAEGICMGMLGSSGAGKSTLGKIILGLERPQSGQVLFQGQDLHTVDKQTRQKFRRDLQVVFQDSYSSVNPRMTAERIISEPLENYEKLTVSEQKRTVIELLERVGLSEKDLRKYPHQFSGGQLQRINIARAISLKPKLIVLDESVSSLDMVTQTLILELLKELKEDYLLSYFFITHDIKAAYTISDKLGVLEKGELVELYNSKIEFFTSQHPVTKEMRDSILAEHPRNRSVRVK, encoded by the coding sequence ATGAGTTTATTACAAGTAAATAAAGTAACTCATAGCTACGGATCCCGATCTTTTTTTAACTGGAAAAATCGCTCGCAAAAGGTACTTTCCGATATTTCTTTTTCGATTGCTGAAGGAATTTGTATGGGAATGCTTGGCTCGAGTGGGGCCGGAAAAAGTACGTTAGGAAAGATTATTCTTGGATTGGAACGTCCACAAAGCGGGCAAGTTTTGTTTCAAGGACAAGATCTTCATACAGTAGATAAGCAAACACGGCAAAAATTTCGCCGCGACCTTCAAGTTGTTTTTCAAGATTCATACTCTTCCGTTAATCCTCGAATGACCGCAGAACGTATTATTTCAGAGCCGTTGGAAAACTATGAAAAGCTAACAGTTTCTGAACAAAAACGGACTGTTATAGAATTGTTAGAAAGGGTCGGGTTGAGTGAAAAAGACTTACGAAAATACCCGCATCAATTCAGCGGGGGCCAATTACAAAGAATAAATATTGCCAGAGCCATCTCACTGAAACCTAAGCTGATTGTCTTAGACGAATCAGTAAGCAGTCTGGATATGGTTACTCAAACCCTTATATTAGAATTACTCAAGGAGTTAAAAGAAGATTACCTATTATCGTACTTTTTTATTACACACGATATTAAAGCTGCTTACACGATTAGTGATAAATTAGGTGTTCTAGAAAAAGGTGAGTTAGTGGAGTTATACAACTCTAAAATTGAGTTTTTTACTTCCCAGCACCCGGTAACAAAAGAAATGAGAGATTCAATACTTGCAGAGCATCCACGGAATCGTTCAGTTAGAGTGAAATGA
- the nikD gene encoding nickel import ATP-binding protein NikD: protein MDTEQTNVLQVKDLHVKIKTKNGEMPLVQDVNFELKRGSVLGLVGESGCGKTVTSMSILQLLNKKTTAIEGSIDLQGRELTGLDDKEIRKIRGKDIAFIMQNPMNAFTPVFTIGHQFVETIRAHTPCSKKEARELAIETMNSVNLPDPARLLKSYPFQLSGGMLQRVMIAIAASTHPAVIIADEPTTALDVKNQKKVLYHLDKIRSEYGSAILLISHDLGVISEMADEVAVMQNGRIIEKANVFQLFDEPQHEYTKKLLNAHSTFDVAGSSIHMA, encoded by the coding sequence TTGGATACAGAACAAACAAATGTGCTGCAGGTCAAAGATTTACATGTAAAGATAAAAACAAAAAACGGTGAAATGCCTCTTGTTCAAGATGTCAATTTTGAACTGAAGAGAGGAAGTGTACTTGGGCTTGTTGGAGAAAGTGGCTGTGGTAAAACCGTTACAAGCATGTCTATCCTTCAGCTTCTTAACAAAAAAACAACAGCAATTGAAGGCAGTATAGATTTACAAGGACGTGAACTAACTGGATTAGATGATAAAGAAATTCGTAAAATTCGCGGCAAGGATATCGCCTTTATTATGCAAAATCCGATGAACGCATTTACACCTGTTTTTACTATCGGTCATCAATTTGTTGAAACCATCCGTGCTCATACACCTTGTAGTAAAAAAGAAGCAAGAGAGCTTGCGATTGAGACAATGAATTCTGTTAATCTACCTGATCCTGCTAGACTGCTGAAATCCTATCCTTTTCAATTAAGTGGCGGCATGCTTCAAAGGGTGATGATTGCGATTGCCGCTAGTACACATCCTGCTGTCATTATTGCGGACGAACCAACAACTGCACTTGATGTCAAAAATCAAAAAAAGGTCTTATATCATTTAGATAAAATTCGTTCTGAATATGGTTCAGCGATATTATTAATTTCCCATGACTTAGGAGTTATTTCTGAAATGGCAGATGAAGTAGCTGTTATGCAAAATGGAAGAATTATCGAAAAAGCAAATGTGTTTCAACTATTTGATGAGCCACAGCATGAATATACGAAAAAACTATTAAATGCTCATTCAACTTTTGATGTAGCTGGATCAAGTATCCATATGGCATAA
- a CDS encoding glycoside hydrolase family 13 protein, whose translation MNRMWWKEAVAYQIYPRSFMDANGDGIGDLQGILSKLDYLQDLGIDVIWICPIYSSPNDDNGYDISDYKGIMEDFGTMEDFDQLLAEVHKRGMKLIMDLVINHTSDEHPWFIESRSSKENPYRDYYIWHPGENGEPNNWESIFGGSAWEFDPETKEYYMHVFSRKQPDLNWENPNVRKDLYSMVNWWLDKGIDGFRVDAISHIKKVPGFPDLPNPNNLKYVPSFEGHMNRDGIEVFLQELKRETFAKYDIMTVGEANGVKSNQADEWVGEEKGVFNMIFQFEHLDLWGKSVTGGIDLQALKETFNDWQTALNGKGWNALFLENHDQPRSVSTWGDDDQYWEQSAKCLATMYFLMQGTPFIYQGQEIGMTNVQFSSINDYNDVAIKNLYRNGIEDGQSHDELMEVIWKNGRDNSRTPMQWTNGENAGFTTGQPWLKVNPNFSNINVEQAMNNRDSIYHYYKKLIQLRKEHLTLVYGSFKLILEDHQQIFAYVRTSGDDTFLILTNLFAKEASYQLPSEFQNKEAKLLVGNEKFTQLDYTNGILKPFEARVYRLT comes from the coding sequence ATGAATAGAATGTGGTGGAAAGAAGCAGTAGCTTACCAAATCTACCCTCGCAGCTTTATGGATGCGAATGGTGATGGAATTGGTGACCTGCAGGGGATTTTGAGTAAGTTGGATTATTTGCAGGATTTAGGAATTGATGTGATTTGGATTTGTCCAATTTATTCTTCACCAAATGATGATAACGGTTACGATATTAGTGATTATAAAGGAATTATGGAAGACTTCGGTACAATGGAAGACTTTGATCAGCTACTAGCCGAAGTTCATAAGCGTGGGATGAAATTAATAATGGATTTGGTTATCAACCATACATCAGATGAACATCCTTGGTTTATTGAATCTCGCTCATCAAAAGAAAATCCTTATCGAGATTATTATATTTGGCATCCTGGTGAGAACGGTGAACCTAATAACTGGGAATCGATTTTTGGAGGTTCAGCATGGGAGTTTGATCCGGAGACAAAGGAATATTATATGCATGTGTTCTCCCGCAAACAGCCTGATTTAAACTGGGAAAACCCAAATGTTCGAAAAGATTTATACAGCATGGTTAATTGGTGGCTTGATAAGGGTATTGATGGTTTTCGGGTGGATGCAATTTCACATATTAAGAAAGTTCCCGGATTTCCGGATTTACCAAATCCAAACAACCTTAAATATGTTCCATCATTTGAAGGCCATATGAATCGAGATGGTATTGAAGTTTTTCTTCAGGAGTTAAAACGCGAAACGTTTGCAAAATATGACATTATGACGGTTGGTGAAGCGAATGGTGTGAAGTCGAACCAAGCGGATGAATGGGTTGGAGAAGAAAAAGGCGTTTTTAATATGATATTTCAATTCGAACATCTAGACCTGTGGGGAAAAAGTGTGACAGGGGGAATTGATCTTCAAGCATTGAAAGAAACGTTTAACGACTGGCAGACAGCACTTAATGGGAAAGGCTGGAATGCATTGTTTTTAGAAAATCATGATCAGCCGCGCTCTGTTTCTACATGGGGAGATGATGATCAATACTGGGAACAATCTGCGAAGTGTCTTGCTACCATGTATTTTCTCATGCAGGGTACACCATTTATTTATCAAGGACAGGAAATTGGGATGACAAATGTTCAGTTTTCTTCAATTAATGATTATAATGATGTAGCGATTAAAAACCTTTACCGAAACGGAATAGAAGATGGTCAAAGTCATGATGAGTTAATGGAGGTCATTTGGAAAAATGGCCGTGATAATTCAAGAACACCAATGCAATGGACAAATGGGGAAAATGCCGGTTTTACGACAGGTCAGCCTTGGTTAAAAGTTAATCCGAATTTTAGTAACATCAATGTTGAACAGGCTATGAATAATCGTGATTCAATTTACCATTACTATAAGAAACTGATTCAATTACGAAAAGAACATTTGACTCTGGTTTATGGTAGTTTTAAGCTTATATTGGAAGATCACCAGCAAATCTTTGCCTATGTTAGAACTTCGGGAGATGACACCTTTCTGATTTTGACAAACCTATTTGCTAAAGAAGCATCATATCAACTACCTAGTGAATTCCAAAACAAAGAGGCGAAATTGTTGGTAGGAAATGAAAAGTTCACTCAATTGGATTATACTAACGGTATATTAAAGCCATTTGAAGCAAGAGTGTATCGATTAACATAA
- the nikB gene encoding nickel ABC transporter permease subunit NikB — MGTFILKRILSIVPVFLLAALFTSGMIHLSPVDPAEAYLTAAHIQPNDEILEQKRQEFGLDQPFFIQYLNSIMKISQLDFGISYVSNKPVWEEVITRIPATIQLAVGSILIAVIVSIPLGFLAGVKKNSVIDHFSRFLSFMGASIPSFWLGYLLIFFFSVKLDLFPVEGTGTWQHLVLPSVTLALPLIAIYTRLLRASVLENLEEPYVLYARTRGINEKTIMVKHVLRIAISPMITGLGMNLGKLLTGTIIVEAVFSWPGFGRYFIEAIFNRDIPVIQCYVLIGATLFIISNLLVDLIQMYIDPRISRKEGYNQ; from the coding sequence ATGGGCACCTTTATTTTGAAACGAATTCTCTCAATCGTTCCGGTTTTTCTTTTGGCAGCACTTTTTACATCTGGAATGATTCACCTTTCACCGGTAGACCCGGCTGAGGCTTATTTAACGGCTGCCCATATTCAACCTAATGATGAAATTTTGGAACAGAAAAGACAGGAGTTTGGATTAGATCAACCTTTTTTTATCCAATATTTGAATTCTATTATGAAGATAAGCCAGCTTGATTTTGGCATATCTTATGTTTCGAATAAGCCTGTTTGGGAAGAGGTTATCACGCGCATACCAGCTACAATCCAGCTCGCTGTGGGAAGTATTTTAATAGCGGTTATCGTTAGTATACCGCTTGGTTTTCTTGCTGGAGTTAAGAAAAATAGTGTAATAGATCATTTTAGTCGGTTTCTTTCCTTTATGGGGGCATCCATTCCTTCATTTTGGCTTGGGTATTTATTAATTTTTTTCTTTTCTGTGAAGCTTGATCTTTTTCCGGTCGAAGGAACAGGGACATGGCAGCATCTTGTTCTTCCATCCGTTACGCTGGCTCTTCCTTTAATTGCGATTTATACAAGACTGTTACGTGCCAGTGTACTTGAAAATTTGGAAGAGCCTTATGTCCTTTATGCGAGGACAAGGGGTATTAATGAAAAAACCATTATGGTAAAGCATGTGTTGAGGATTGCTATTTCACCAATGATTACCGGGTTAGGAATGAATCTTGGAAAATTGCTAACAGGAACCATTATCGTGGAAGCTGTCTTTTCATGGCCTGGCTTCGGCCGTTATTTTATAGAAGCAATTTTCAATCGTGATATACCTGTTATACAATGCTATGTGTTGATTGGAGCCACCTTGTTTATCATCAGTAACTTACTCGTTGATTTAATTCAAATGTATATAGACCCGCGTATTTCTAGGAAAGAAGGATACAATCAATGA
- a CDS encoding PTS transporter subunit IIBC → MKFMSFDFWQKFGKALLVVVAVMPAAGIMISLGKLIGMASGDIGLVQTISLVMEEIGWGIIGNLHVLFAVAIGGSWAKERAGGAFAALIAFVLINRITGAIFGVNSAMLNDPEATVTSIFGSELIVKDYFVSILGAPALNMGVFVGIISGFLGANIFNKYYNFDKLPQSLAFFNGKRFVPFVVIGGSIVTAIILSLVWPFIQGLLNDFGRWIATSRDTAPIIAPFIFGTLERLLLPFGLHHMLTVPMNYTELGGTYTILTGSSAGTTVSGQDPLWLAWIADLNNLLAAGDTAGYEALLNEVTPARFKVGQMILSCASLIGIALAMYKNVDKDKRTKYKSMFFSAGLAVFLTGVTEPIEFMFMFVAPVLYVAYAVMTGLAFAIVDIVHIRIHSFGIIELLTRTPMIMKAGLWLDLVYFVLACLLFFALNFFVANFMIKKFKYATPGRLGNYIEEESPTTSQSGANVQDDTLATTVIGLLGGKDNIEDVDACMTRLRVTIKDKNAVASEQEWKKNGALGLILKDKGVQAIYGPKADVLKSDIQDRLGV, encoded by the coding sequence ATGAAATTTATGTCGTTTGATTTTTGGCAAAAATTTGGGAAAGCTTTACTCGTAGTTGTAGCCGTTATGCCAGCTGCTGGTATTATGATATCACTTGGAAAGCTAATTGGAATGGCAAGTGGAGATATAGGTTTAGTGCAAACGATTTCTTTAGTCATGGAAGAAATAGGTTGGGGAATTATTGGAAATCTCCATGTACTATTCGCAGTGGCCATTGGGGGATCATGGGCTAAAGAACGTGCCGGAGGGGCATTTGCTGCATTGATTGCTTTTGTGTTAATCAATCGAATTACAGGTGCTATTTTTGGTGTTAATAGTGCTATGTTAAATGATCCGGAAGCAACTGTGACGTCCATTTTCGGAAGTGAATTAATCGTTAAAGATTATTTTGTCTCCATTCTTGGTGCACCTGCCTTAAATATGGGTGTCTTTGTTGGGATTATTTCCGGTTTCTTAGGAGCAAATATTTTTAATAAATACTATAACTTTGACAAGCTGCCACAATCACTTGCCTTCTTTAATGGAAAGCGTTTTGTACCGTTTGTTGTAATTGGGGGTTCTATTGTAACTGCCATCATCCTTTCATTAGTATGGCCATTTATTCAAGGTCTTCTCAATGATTTTGGGCGTTGGATTGCCACATCACGTGACACAGCTCCAATTATTGCCCCGTTTATTTTCGGAACATTAGAAAGGTTATTACTGCCATTTGGTTTACATCATATGTTAACAGTTCCAATGAACTACACAGAGTTAGGTGGAACATACACGATTTTAACTGGTTCAAGTGCTGGGACAACGGTTTCAGGTCAAGACCCTTTATGGCTTGCGTGGATTGCTGATTTAAACAATTTACTTGCAGCAGGTGACACAGCAGGGTATGAAGCATTATTAAATGAAGTCACTCCAGCTCGTTTTAAAGTTGGTCAAATGATTCTCTCTTGTGCTTCCTTAATCGGTATTGCATTGGCTATGTATAAAAATGTGGATAAAGATAAGCGTACAAAATATAAGTCAATGTTCTTTTCAGCAGGTTTAGCAGTATTCTTAACAGGTGTGACAGAACCGATTGAATTTATGTTTATGTTTGTTGCGCCAGTTTTATATGTGGCATATGCCGTTATGACGGGATTAGCCTTTGCGATTGTTGATATTGTTCATATCCGAATTCATTCCTTTGGCATCATCGAATTATTGACAAGAACACCGATGATTATGAAAGCAGGCTTATGGTTGGATTTAGTGTATTTTGTATTAGCTTGTTTACTATTCTTCGCCCTAAACTTCTTTGTTGCGAATTTCATGATTAAAAAGTTTAAATATGCAACTCCAGGTAGATTAGGAAATTATATTGAAGAAGAATCTCCGACAACTTCACAAAGCGGTGCAAATGTACAAGATGACACACTTGCTACAACTGTGATCGGATTATTAGGTGGAAAAGATAATATCGAAGACGTTGATGCGTGTATGACTCGCCTTCGTGTCACAATTAAAGATAAGAATGCTGTAGCTTCTGAGCAGGAATGGAAGAAAAACGGAGCACTTGGTTTAATCTTAAAAGATAAAGGTGTTCAAGCTATTTATGGGCCAAAAGCTGACGTATTAAAATCAGATATCCAAGACCGTTTAGGGGTTTAA
- the nikC gene encoding nickel ABC transporter permease subunit NikC, with product MIKSIRQIFISQKVIPICSIILGVLFIIAIFAPWIAPNDPIAVNIVNKLQPPSMEYPLGTDQLGRCNLSRILYGARISLGFAILIFVSSILIGLIVGTFSGYKGGLVDQVLMRFCDGVMAFPSLILVLGLVGIFGPGLTQVIIAIMLVQWVYYARMFRGMVLSLKEQNFIAAARVSGSSQWKIIKNHIIPNVLPPLVVMGTLEMGWAIMDISAMSFLGLGVQAPTPEWGAMIHEGKSFIRTNPELMLYPGLIIMVVIVTFNLLGEALSERYGVKRRF from the coding sequence ATGATCAAAAGTATACGTCAAATATTCATCAGTCAAAAAGTTATTCCGATCTGTTCGATTATTTTAGGTGTTCTTTTCATCATTGCTATATTTGCTCCTTGGATCGCACCGAATGACCCTATCGCTGTGAACATTGTGAATAAATTACAGCCTCCTTCTATGGAGTATCCGTTAGGAACTGATCAGCTTGGAAGATGCAATTTATCACGTATTTTATATGGTGCACGTATTTCGTTAGGGTTTGCGATTCTTATTTTTGTCTCATCGATACTCATTGGTTTGATTGTAGGAACCTTTTCAGGTTACAAAGGCGGTCTCGTTGATCAAGTATTAATGAGGTTCTGTGATGGGGTTATGGCTTTTCCTAGTTTAATCTTAGTTCTCGGTCTTGTTGGAATCTTTGGGCCAGGCCTCACACAAGTGATTATTGCCATTATGCTCGTGCAATGGGTTTATTACGCAAGAATGTTCAGGGGAATGGTGCTAAGCTTAAAGGAGCAAAACTTTATTGCGGCTGCCAGGGTGAGTGGCTCGTCTCAATGGAAAATTATTAAGAATCATATTATTCCAAATGTTCTCCCGCCATTAGTCGTAATGGGCACACTGGAAATGGGCTGGGCGATTATGGATATATCTGCCATGTCGTTTCTTGGTCTTGGAGTTCAAGCTCCTACACCTGAATGGGGAGCGATGATTCATGAAGGAAAATCGTTTATTCGGACAAATCCGGAATTAATGCTTTATCCTGGCTTGATCATAATGGTGGTTATCGTTACATTCAATTTATTAGGCGAAGCTTTATCAGAACGTTATGGTGTTAAACGCAGATTTTAA
- a CDS encoding VOC family protein gives MKLGAFSISLNVKDIQKSKEFYSNLGFKELGGDISQKWLIMKNENCIIGLFQGMFEKNMLTFNPGWNENAENLESFTDVRDLQKMLKENGITIQSEADESSTGPAFITIEDPDGNPILIDQHR, from the coding sequence ATGAAATTAGGTGCATTTTCTATTAGTTTAAATGTAAAAGACATTCAGAAATCAAAAGAATTTTATTCTAATCTTGGATTTAAAGAATTAGGCGGGGATATTTCCCAAAAATGGCTTATCATGAAAAACGAAAACTGTATTATTGGGTTGTTTCAAGGAATGTTTGAAAAAAATATGCTTACGTTTAATCCAGGTTGGAACGAAAATGCGGAAAATCTCGAATCTTTTACAGACGTACGTGACCTGCAAAAAATGTTGAAAGAAAATGGCATTACTATTCAGTCTGAAGCTGATGAATCAAGTACAGGTCCAGCATTCATAACTATAGAAGACCCGGATGGAAATCCGATACTTATTGATCAACACAGATAA